In the Aquimarina spinulae genome, CAAATTACTGGCTATCACTTTATTTCCATAATTATTGATCTGCATATTCTGCACATTACCATAGGCACTATTATTAAACAGGCAAATAATTACACCTATCCTGTGCTGTACAGCTGTGGCTAACTCTTGTACAGCAAACATAAACCCTCCATCACCGCAAACCGTAACTACAGGCAATTCTGGTCTTGCCACTTTTGCTCCAAGTGCTGTAGGAAACCCCCATCCCAAAGTCCCCATATATCCAGTAGATAAATAAGTTCTGGGAGCATAAGCTTCCCATAACATTCTGCTGGCAAACCCAACCTGTGTTAACTCATCTACAAAAATCCCGTCGTCGGGTAATTCTTCTCTAATAATTCTTAAATACGTTGCCTGGGGCTCTAAATATGCTGTTTTTTCTTTCCAGCTAGCCTTTAATGCCAACATTTCTTTTTCTCTACTCACTCTTTGAGAAATCTTGTTTTTAAGCGCCTCTAAAATTTCTTTTGATGCTTGCGCGGCATTAGCTGTTAATGTTATATCGGGTGTTGTAATTTTATCATGATCATTGGCATCTATATTAATGCTAATAAATGCCAGATGTTCATCGGTACCCCATTTTAATATAGGCATGCGCACATGACTTCCTATCCCGACAACTACATCTGCTTCTTTCCATAATTCATACGCAGCCGGAACCGGATGACTTAGGTAATTTCTAGAAGAGACAATACCTTTTCCGGTTCGATATGCAAATACCGGTATTTGCATATAATTAGCCAGTGCTGTTATTTCTTTACTAGCATCCATAGCTCCACTTCCTACAAAAATTAATGGATTTTCTGCATGTATTAAAGCCTCTACTATCTTGTTAATTATAGATATATCTATTTCCTTTTCTTGATTTGCTTTCGCGAAAGCCGGAAACGCTATTTCATCAGAACTCATTAATAAATCCATAGAAATTTCTAGTCCCACAGGTTGTGGTCTTCCTGTTTCTATTTCCTGAAAGGATTTCTGTATTTTATCTGGTATTTCTTTAATATCATTCACCTTATCCGAGTATTTGGTAAGGCGTTTCATTATCCCTAATTGATCATTAGATTCATGCAATACTCCCCAGCCTTTTCCCTGGGTTTTTAAAGGAGTTTGACCAACTAATGCCAGTACCTTTGCATTTAATCCATAGGCTGTTAATAAAGCTGCTGAGCTATTAAGGAATCCTGGTCCAGGAACCACATTATAGACTGCTGTTTTACCAGATGCCAGGTGATATCCTAATGCCATATATCCTACTCCCTGCTCATGACGTGTATGTAGTACCGTTATTTCGTCCTGATAGTCATAAAATGCATTGTACAGCCAATCGTTTTGTACTCCTGGTAAACCAAAAACAATTTTAATACCTTGTTTTATTAATGATCGCACTACGACCTGTCCCCCCGTTAATTTTGCCATAGTTTAGTATACTATATTTACTGCTTTTGTTTTTGTAAAAGCATATAATCCCTCTTTTCCCAATTCTTTTCCCATCCCCGATTGTTTAAATCCACCTAAAGGGAAATGAGGATCTGACCGGGCATTAGAATTTACCCATACCCAACCGGCTTCCAGTTCATCTACCATTCTCATAGCCTTAGAGACATCTTTAGTAAAAACAGTAGAAGAGAGACCATAACTAGTCTGGTTAGCTAATTCAATAGCCTCATCAACAGTCTTAAAAGGTACACCAACTAGTACAGGGCCAAAAATCTCTTCTTGTACTACTCTCAGGTTATTATCTGTAGCAGAAAAAATAGCAGGCTCTAAAAAATACCCTTTATCTTTTATCTTTTTTCCACCAGAAATCAAAGTAGCTCCTTCTTCGCTACCTAATTTAATATAATTGGTAACAGTATCTAAATGTGATTTACACACCAAAGGCCCTAAAGCCACATTATCCTCAAATCCATGTCCAATTTTCATTTTTTGAGCACTGTGCATAATATCAGTCATGACTTTATCATAAACTTTTTCCTGTATATATACTCTAGAACCTGAAACACAAATTTGTCCCATGTTTCTAAAAATACCTTGCGATACGCATTGGGATGCCCAATCTAAATCTGCATCTTCAAAAACAACTGCAGGGGATTTCCCTCCCAGTTCTAATGATATTCCTGTAATAGAATCTATTGCAGCTTTTCCTATCGCTTTTCCAGTAGTAGTAGATCCTGTAAAAGTTACTTTATCGATATCAGGATGTGATACTAATGCATTTCCTGTAGTGCTTCCATTACCCAATATAATATTGACTACACCTGCCGGAAAACCAGCTTCTGCTATGAGCTCTGCTAACACCAAAGCATTTAGTGGTGTTTCTCCCGATGGTTTTAGTACTACTGTGCAACCGGCTGCCAGAGCCGGTGCCAATTTCCAGGCCGCAATAGAGAACGGAGTATTCCAGGGAATAACTGCCCCTACTACTCCTATAGGCTCTCTACGTGTAAATGCGAAATTTTGTTTATTACGGGGTTGTGGAATAGAAATATTAAAGGTTTCTCCTTCGATTTTACTACACCATCCGGCATAGTATCGAAACGTTTTGGCCGCTCCTAATACTTCAGATTTTCTGGCTTCTGTAAAGGGCTTCCCATTTTCTAGGGTAATCACTTCGGCAATATGATCTGCATTTTCTTCAATTAAATCTCCCAATTTATAAAGTAGCCGTTCTCGGTCTGCAGGAAGCATTTTTCGCCATTCATAAGTATACAAGGCTTTCTTAGCTGCTCCCACCGCTTTGTTTACATCTTCTGATGAAGAAATAGGAATAGTAGCAATCACCTCTTCATTAGCAGGATTAATTACCTGGCTAACCTCATCGCAATCTGCTAAAACCCACTCATTATTTATAAAATTCTTCTTAGACAGGTCACTAAAAAAAGATGTAGTCTTTGGATCTAACGAAAGTTCTTGTATTGATTTCATTTATCGTATAGCATTTTTGGTTAAGTCTAGTCCCATTATCAATTCTTTTATTTCTGTAGAAAGGATAATCTGTTTTGCATTCATCTCTTTTTGAAAATATTCTTGCAATACTTTCATTCCGATTTCTGATAATTCTTTTCGAATTTCGAGAGAACGACCTTCGCGTAAACGAATCAATAGATTTATCATTTTATAATCTGGATTACCATCAATAATAAAATAATCACTAGATTTTACTACTCTACACTTTACTCCTAGTCGAGGAATATGTCCCGTAGCTACGAGTTCATCGGTTAGAGTTTGAAAAACAGCTCTAAAATCTGCTTCTATATTACCTGAGCATTCTAATGTTATATGTGGCATACTAATCTGCTATTATTGGACGCGCTTCCATGGTTGCTTTTTTTACTTTGGTATTTATAAATGTACTTCCGTTTTCAAACCAACTTCTTGGTGCGGGTGCTCCCCATAGAGTTTGTCTTTGTGGATCACTTAAATCCCAACCCAACGGTTCTAAATCGGGATCAACGGTTAAATAATCACAGGTATAAATTTCTATTCTATGACCATCTGGATCCAAAATATATAAGAAAAAAGCATTGGATACTCCATGTCTTCCAGGTCCTCGTTCGATATTATCTACATACCCCGTAGTAGACATTACATCAAGTAGGTGGATAATATTAAGTGCAGTAGGTACCCAAATAGCTGAATGATGTAATCTAGGTCCATCACCATTGGTTAGTGCCATATCATGAACATTTCCTTTTCGATGCATCCAGGCAGCCCACATTTCTCCTTTTTCTGTAGTAGAATATTCGGTAAGCCTAAACCCCAATTGACTTACAAAAAACTCATATGTTTCTTGCGCATTGGGTGTAAAAACATTAAAATGGTCAAACCGCTGTGGATGCATTCCCCGATAAGCTTTATATTCTCTAAGTTTTTGAGGTACTTTTTTCATACGCGCATAAAACTCTAATATAAATCCTTGTGGCGATACGACTCGTAGTGTTCGGTCCTCGGCATATTTTGAAACCCACTCAGTATCAACATCAATGTTGTCTAAATGTGTTTTTAACGCATCTAAATCTTTTTCAAAAGCGACTTTAAACCCTACTGCCAGTACAGAGGGTTCTTTTGCTTTTTTTAAAATATAAGAGTGATGCTGTTGTTCTTCTAAACCACGCAAGTAAATGGTATCTTTGGTTCTTTCGGTCTCAATTAAACCTAATATATCTACATAAAACCTATGTGATTCTTCTAAATCGGTTACAGCATATTCTACATGGCTACAACGAATAATATTAAAAGGTAAATCGAAGTTATGAGGTACTAGTGCCATACTTATTTTTTTATCATTACTATTATTCAATCCCTAATTTAGGGATATCATGATCTCCTAGTGCTATAGAAATATTTTTGGTTTCCATATAAAAGTCAAAACTATACTCTCCGCCATCTCTTCCTATACCACTGTATTTAACTCCTCCAAAAGGTGTAGGCAGGTGTCTTACATTTTGCGAATTTATCCAAACCATTCCTGCTTCTACTTGATGTGCTATTCGATGTGCACGACCTACATCTTTTGTCCAGATATATGCTGTTAATCCATATTTTACGGCATTAGCTATTTTAATAGCCTCATCTTCAGTTTCAAATGGAATTACAGTTAAGAATGGTCCAAAGACCTCTTCCTGCGCAATACGCATATCTTTTGATGCATCAATAAAAAGTGTTGGATTTATATAACATCCTTTTTCTAACCCATCTGGTTTACCCCCACCTACTGCCAGAGTTGCACCTTCTTTTTTTCCTATTTCTCCATAATTCAATACTTTTTCCTGATGTGTAGGATGAATCATAGGACCAATTTCTGTTACCGGGTCTAATGGATGCCCTACTTTTATAGCAGCGACTCTTTTTTTTAGTTTTTCAACGAAATCAGAATAGATATCTTTTTGTAATAGTAATCTACTGCTTGATGTACATCGTTCTCCATTAAGACTGTATTTCATAAAAATTGCAGCATCTAAAGCACGCTCTACATCAGCATCATTAAAAACAATAATAGGATTTTGCCCTCCTAATTCTAAATGCACTCTTTTTAGTGTTGGTGCTCCTTGTTTCATAATATGGCTACCGGTTGTAGTCTCCCCAATAAACGCCACTGCCTTTATATATTTGTGTTCTGTTAATGATTTCCCTGCTGTTTCTCCAAAACCATGCACAACATTCCATACTCCTTTTGGCAATCCTGCCTCATGTGCTAATTCTGCAAGTCTGTTTGCTGTTACAGGGCTAAATTCTGCAGGTTTATGAACGACAGTGCAACCTGCTGCCAGAGCTGGGGCGATTTTCCATGTACTTAGCATAAACGGAGTATTCCAGGGAGTAATGATACCAACCGGACCTATGGGTTGACGAATGGTATAATTTGCATGATGGGTATCTGGTGTAGATAACCCGTTTTGTGCATCAATGGCTTTATCTGCAAAATACTTAAAGTTTGCAGCACCTCTAATCGCTGCTTTTTTCATAAAGCGAATAGGTTGTCCTGTATCATAACTTTCTAGCACTGCAATTTCGTCTGCATGTTCTTCTATTTTTTCTGCTATGGCATATAAAATATCTCGTCTGTTTTTATGAGACATTGCTTTCCATTCTGCAAAAGCATCCATTGCTGCCTGCGCTGCATTATCGATATCTTCTTTATCACTTTCGGCCACATGGGTTATAAAGTTTCCATCTATAGGTGTCGTATTCTCAAATGTTTTTCCTGAAATTGCTTCAATAGTGTTTCCATTGATAAGATTCTTGATACCTCTTTCTTTTAATTGAGGTAAAAACCGTTGTAATACTTCTAAATTCTTGTCTAACATTATTCTGCTATTAAGTAATTTTCTAATTTTCCGATACCTGCTACTTCACATACTACCGTATCTCCCGGATAAATATGTGATACTCCTTCTGGAGTTCCTGACCATATCATATCACCGGGATTAAGTGTCATAAAACCTGACATATATTCTATTAATTCTGCAATACTATGTCTAATATTTTTGGTATTCCCTTCTTGTCTTAATTCTCCATTTACCCAGGTTTTAAGGGAAACATTATTAGGGTCTATATCTTTGGCATCAACCATCCAAGGTCCACAAGGCCCCCAAGTATCAAATCCTTTTGCTTTAAGTGGTGGTCTGTAATAATTAACTACAAAATCACGAACCGTGATTTCATTACCTACCATATAATACCCAACATAATCTAATGCATCGGTAGCTTTAACTTTTCTACAGGAACGACCAATTACAGCCACAAGTTCACATTCGTAATGCATATAATCTATCCCCGCCGGAACAATAATATTGGATTTATGCCCAATCATAGTGTGGGGCATTTTATGAAACAATATGGGATATTCTGGAATCTCTAATTTTAATTCCTTGGCATGATCTGCATAAGCTAAAGCTACACCTATCGCTTTACCAACTCCCTGTGGATCCACAGGTGAAAGAAACATAACATCATCGGGATTAAACTCTTGTGTACCTTTTAGTATCGTATTGTTTTCATAAACCCCTTGATGGATTCCTCCATTATATGCAAATCTTACGTGTTTCATACATGTATATTTATTGTTTTTATTGCCAAATCAAATTCTCACCATCACAATCGTTGTACTTTTCACAAATTAGTAGTGTGTATTTGACGTATTATTCTTTTGTTCTGGTTTATAATCTTCGGCTAATCCTTTTGCTGCTTTTGCTAATAAAAGAGTATCAATCCCAACTCCAATCATATTAGCACCATGCTCACTATAATAGTTGACAATTTCTTTTGAGACAGACAGGAAACCGGCTGTTTTTCCTTTAGTCTTAATACGCTGAATAGCTTTTACTATTACCTCTTTTACTTTTGGGTGGTTAGGTTGTCCCAAATACCCCATGGATCCAGCTAAATCTGCTGGCCCTATAAATACTCCATCTACTCCATTTACTGCTAAGATTTCTTCTAAATTATTAATTCCCTGAACAGATTCTACCTGGCAGATCAAACACATTTCATTATTAGCATCTAGAAAGTAATCATTGGTTCTATTCCATTTTGATGCTCTTGCCAATGCTGTACCTATACCTCTACATCCTTCAGGGGGATACCGCATTGCCTTTACAAGTTCTTCTGCCTGGGATGCACTTTCTACCATAGGAACTAACAAACTTTGCACTCCCATATCCAAAAGTTGTTTTATAAGTACCGAATCCCCAACAGGTGGGCGAACAACAACCTGCACATCATATGCAGCCATTACTTGCAGTTGTGTCTGAATAGTTCGTAAATCAAATGGAGCATGCTCCCCATCAATTACAATCCAATCAAATCCAGAACCAGCCAAAACCTCTGCTGTAATGGTATCTACAATACCATTCCATATACCATAAATGGTTTCACGATTACATACTGCTTCTTTGAATGTGTTTTTAGAAATTTTCATGGTATTACATAAAATTACAAGTTATTTTTCCCAGTGAATTATA is a window encoding:
- a CDS encoding aldolase/citrate lyase family protein; amino-acid sequence: MKISKNTFKEAVCNRETIYGIWNGIVDTITAEVLAGSGFDWIVIDGEHAPFDLRTIQTQLQVMAAYDVQVVVRPPVGDSVLIKQLLDMGVQSLLVPMVESASQAEELVKAMRYPPEGCRGIGTALARASKWNRTNDYFLDANNEMCLICQVESVQGINNLEEILAVNGVDGVFIGPADLAGSMGYLGQPNHPKVKEVIVKAIQRIKTKGKTAGFLSVSKEIVNYYSEHGANMIGVGIDTLLLAKAAKGLAEDYKPEQKNNTSNTHY
- the hpaD gene encoding 3,4-dihydroxyphenylacetate 2,3-dioxygenase — encoded protein: MALVPHNFDLPFNIIRCSHVEYAVTDLEESHRFYVDILGLIETERTKDTIYLRGLEEQQHHSYILKKAKEPSVLAVGFKVAFEKDLDALKTHLDNIDVDTEWVSKYAEDRTLRVVSPQGFILEFYARMKKVPQKLREYKAYRGMHPQRFDHFNVFTPNAQETYEFFVSQLGFRLTEYSTTEKGEMWAAWMHRKGNVHDMALTNGDGPRLHHSAIWVPTALNIIHLLDVMSTTGYVDNIERGPGRHGVSNAFFLYILDPDGHRIEIYTCDYLTVDPDLEPLGWDLSDPQRQTLWGAPAPRSWFENGSTFINTKVKKATMEARPIIAD
- a CDS encoding fumarylacetoacetate hydrolase family protein — its product is MKHVRFAYNGGIHQGVYENNTILKGTQEFNPDDVMFLSPVDPQGVGKAIGVALAYADHAKELKLEIPEYPILFHKMPHTMIGHKSNIIVPAGIDYMHYECELVAVIGRSCRKVKATDALDYVGYYMVGNEITVRDFVVNYYRPPLKAKGFDTWGPCGPWMVDAKDIDPNNVSLKTWVNGELRQEGNTKNIRHSIAELIEYMSGFMTLNPGDMIWSGTPEGVSHIYPGDTVVCEVAGIGKLENYLIAE
- the hpaE gene encoding 5-carboxymethyl-2-hydroxymuconate semialdehyde dehydrogenase, whose product is MLDKNLEVLQRFLPQLKERGIKNLINGNTIEAISGKTFENTTPIDGNFITHVAESDKEDIDNAAQAAMDAFAEWKAMSHKNRRDILYAIAEKIEEHADEIAVLESYDTGQPIRFMKKAAIRGAANFKYFADKAIDAQNGLSTPDTHHANYTIRQPIGPVGIITPWNTPFMLSTWKIAPALAAGCTVVHKPAEFSPVTANRLAELAHEAGLPKGVWNVVHGFGETAGKSLTEHKYIKAVAFIGETTTGSHIMKQGAPTLKRVHLELGGQNPIIVFNDADVERALDAAIFMKYSLNGERCTSSSRLLLQKDIYSDFVEKLKKRVAAIKVGHPLDPVTEIGPMIHPTHQEKVLNYGEIGKKEGATLAVGGGKPDGLEKGCYINPTLFIDASKDMRIAQEEVFGPFLTVIPFETEDEAIKIANAVKYGLTAYIWTKDVGRAHRIAHQVEAGMVWINSQNVRHLPTPFGGVKYSGIGRDGGEYSFDFYMETKNISIALGDHDIPKLGIE
- a CDS encoding thiamine pyrophosphate-dependent enzyme, encoding MAKLTGGQVVVRSLIKQGIKIVFGLPGVQNDWLYNAFYDYQDEITVLHTRHEQGVGYMALGYHLASGKTAVYNVVPGPGFLNSSAALLTAYGLNAKVLALVGQTPLKTQGKGWGVLHESNDQLGIMKRLTKYSDKVNDIKEIPDKIQKSFQEIETGRPQPVGLEISMDLLMSSDEIAFPAFAKANQEKEIDISIINKIVEALIHAENPLIFVGSGAMDASKEITALANYMQIPVFAYRTGKGIVSSRNYLSHPVPAAYELWKEADVVVGIGSHVRMPILKWGTDEHLAFISINIDANDHDKITTPDITLTANAAQASKEILEALKNKISQRVSREKEMLALKASWKEKTAYLEPQATYLRIIREELPDDGIFVDELTQVGFASRMLWEAYAPRTYLSTGYMGTLGWGFPTALGAKVARPELPVVTVCGDGGFMFAVQELATAVQHRIGVIICLFNNSAYGNVQNMQINNYGNKVIASNLTNPDFIAMAKSYGAHAEKVSDFDRFRQAIQKAKKQELPTLIEIEVGIDMPSTDQFKSMSKLRGVK
- a CDS encoding aldehyde dehydrogenase family protein; amino-acid sequence: MKSIQELSLDPKTTSFFSDLSKKNFINNEWVLADCDEVSQVINPANEEVIATIPISSSEDVNKAVGAAKKALYTYEWRKMLPADRERLLYKLGDLIEENADHIAEVITLENGKPFTEARKSEVLGAAKTFRYYAGWCSKIEGETFNISIPQPRNKQNFAFTRREPIGVVGAVIPWNTPFSIAAWKLAPALAAGCTVVLKPSGETPLNALVLAELIAEAGFPAGVVNIILGNGSTTGNALVSHPDIDKVTFTGSTTTGKAIGKAAIDSITGISLELGGKSPAVVFEDADLDWASQCVSQGIFRNMGQICVSGSRVYIQEKVYDKVMTDIMHSAQKMKIGHGFEDNVALGPLVCKSHLDTVTNYIKLGSEEGATLISGGKKIKDKGYFLEPAIFSATDNNLRVVQEEIFGPVLVGVPFKTVDEAIELANQTSYGLSSTVFTKDVSKAMRMVDELEAGWVWVNSNARSDPHFPLGGFKQSGMGKELGKEGLYAFTKTKAVNIVY